In Gopherus evgoodei ecotype Sinaloan lineage chromosome 21, rGopEvg1_v1.p, whole genome shotgun sequence, a single window of DNA contains:
- the LOC115638137 gene encoding olfactory receptor 6B1-like, whose product MENQTGLREFILLGFPTQLELQALLFLVFLLIYVLTVTENMVIILVVKQNHQLHKPMYYFLGNLSFLEIWYVSVTLPKLLVGFWSQNKSISFPSCLAQLYFFISLMCTECVLLAVMAYDRYMAICHPLRYPAIMTHRLCLQLAALSWAGGFSVSLVKVYFISRLTFCGPGVINHFFCDISPVLNLACTDMSVAEMVDFALALVILLLPLAVTTLSYLCIIATILHIPTAQGKRKAFSTCASHLTVVIIFFSATVFMYARPRRIHPFNLNKVVSIFYAVVTPALNPLIYCLRNKEVKEVLRKTLDRNCFLTNQISMES is encoded by the coding sequence ATGGAGAACCAAACTGGCCTCAgggaattcatcctcctgggattccCTACCCAACTGGAGCTCCAGGCCTTGCTCTTCCTGGTCTTTTTGCTCATCTATGTACTGACGGTCACAGAGAACATGGTCATCATCCTGGTGGTGAAGCAGAATCACCAGCTTCACAAGCCTATGTACTACTTCCTGGGGAACCTGTCCTTCCTGGAGATCTGGTACGTCTCGGTCACCCTGCCCAAGCTGCTGGTGGGCTTCTGGTCTCAGAACAAGAGCATCTCCTTCCCCAGTTGCCTGGCCCAGCTCTACTTCTTCATCTCCCTCATGTGCACTGAGTGCGTCCTCCTGGCTGTTATGGCCTACGACCGCTACATGGCAATCTGCCACCCACTGCGCTACCCAGCCATCATGACCCACCGGCTCTGTCTACAGCTGGCAGCTCTTTCCTGGGCAGGTGGCTTCTCAGTCTCCCTGGTCAAGGTGTACTTCATCTCTCGTCTAACGTTTTGTGGTCCTGGGGTCATCAACCACTTCTTCTGCGACATCTCTCCAGTGCTCAACCTGGCCTGCACTGACatgtctgtggcagagatggTGGACTTTGCCCTAGCCTTGGTCATCCTGCTGCTCCCACTTGCTGTCACCACCCTCTCCTACTTGTGCATCATTGCCACCATCCTGCAcatccccactgcccagggcaagAGGAAAGCCTTCTCCACTTGCGCCTCCCACCTCACCGTGGTCATCATCTTCTTCTCAGCCACCGTCTTCATGTACGCCCGGCCCAGGAGGATCCACCCTTTCAACCTCAACAAGGTGGTGTCTATCTTTTACGCCGTAGTCACCCCAGCTCTGAACCCTCTGATCTACTgcctgaggaacaaggaagtGAAAGAAGTCCTGAGGAAAACCCTAGACAGGAACTGCTTCCTGACCAATCAGATCAGCATGGAATCATAG